The following proteins are co-located in the Candidatus Sulfotelmatobacter sp. genome:
- a CDS encoding AAA family ATPase — MSATKRGQLTEAVRRRPYSVVLLDEIEKAHPDVFNLLLQVLEDGRLTDSQGRVVDFKNTVIVMTSNVGATGMTTTSEIGFRPQKDSGASDEQAYERMKTRVLDEVKHAFRPEFLNRVDEIVVFHQLSREQIAEIVGLELEKVIREVKAQEMYLEVTEDAKALLAKKGWDPQFGARPLRRAIQREVEDELAEEMLKGNFGTGDRILAEVNADNPEKLRFSKIPHVEPPAPSQPEVQPA, encoded by the coding sequence ATGTCGGCTACGAAGAGGGGCCAGCTGACCGAGGCCGTGCGCCGCCGGCCGTACTCGGTCGTGCTGCTCGACGAGATCGAGAAGGCGCATCCGGACGTGTTCAACCTGCTGCTGCAGGTGCTCGAAGACGGCCGGCTGACGGACTCTCAGGGCCGCGTCGTCGACTTCAAGAACACCGTCATCGTCATGACCTCGAACGTCGGCGCGACCGGAATGACGACGACCAGCGAGATCGGCTTCCGTCCGCAAAAGGACAGCGGTGCGAGCGACGAGCAGGCCTACGAGCGCATGAAGACGCGCGTGCTCGACGAGGTCAAGCACGCGTTCCGGCCCGAGTTCCTCAACCGCGTCGACGAGATCGTAGTCTTCCACCAGCTCAGCCGCGAGCAGATCGCCGAGATCGTCGGACTCGAGCTCGAGAAAGTCATCCGCGAGGTCAAGGCTCAGGAGATGTATCTCGAGGTCACCGAAGACGCCAAGGCGCTGTTGGCCAAGAAGGGTTGGGATCCGCAGTTCGGTGCCCGTCCGCTGCGTCGCGCGATTCAGCGCGAGGTCGAGGACGAGCTGGCCGAGGAGATGCTCAAGGGCAACTTCGGGACCGGCGATCGCATCCTCGCGGAAGTGAACGCCGACAATCCGGAAAAGCTGCGCTTCTCGAAGATCCCGCACGTCGAGCCGCCTGCGCCCTCGCAGCCGGAGGTCCAGCCGGCGTAG
- a CDS encoding SNF2-related protein — protein sequence MTPYGLWRSRLPAQIGTWFARDLTRDALALVEGGRVALRSVEPNRIEATVKDRVPVQTTVEWATGTGPQALRSVCSCGATGVCQHVVATLEVVRTAEDVGAPPPVEEAEVDLSWIPDADPESGRPRARAVWPVLAVTNGGTLSGSLYLDTPRLRGVIRDADAILAMMDQTPADDWDEVDRGLLRDDAVQEAFGARASAKALARALFRLARHPRLRFDDDPSANRHPSELPPFAVDPRGTRLRAARAGGSFVPVVENHDGAAVALAGALVLDGPPPWLIAERTAYLLDGAFDPRKVILAARTAAEAAPDEERQPTTRTIARVAPFLTAAERAALNVDDAARPALLVRAGWRDGALVARLAFADRATGAYAPFSSHGAVTSSDGRFVRWAPDVARGFARRFLESGFVPRGSDVFALHDPDRAAEIVRTTWTAWDDVEVRLDESLASLLGNGAIDVSISASAVEGAGDWFDLDVAVFVGDGEPLTREELRALLGAKGRYAEVRGKLVDIADLRSRQNLLSELTDRRRTGLAALVAMRDELHEAFGEVVLPEEVERIRERLRTFEGIEEVPIPEALDGHLRDYQRRGLDFLSYLSSFRFGGILADEMGLGKSIAVHQRVVTPRGLRIFGELKVGDQIMGRDGLPHTVIGVYPQGVLPAYRVTFSDGSSTLASDDHLWAVNSAVRKNRGLPYRVLTTREIRERLHDAAGNARHYIPIADPMHFGQSPELPIEPYLLGALLADGSLKRKSRLMLTTADRALSGECQELLPTGTELVLRDRYDYRIKSTIPRQHALWSAIEELGLRGFGSSMKFVPSVYKTASISDRLALLQGLLDTGGSTSDNHVEFTTVSDQLAQDVAWLVQSLGGVARMGYKAEPRDVYKGEQRIGKPSYRVGISLPPEYPPFRLARKLSTYTPRTKYLPTRAIVKVEYQEDCEMMCIAVDAPDQLFLVDDFIVTHNTVQVIAHLLRRKENEGEVPVLVIAPTSVTHTWENELKKFAPSVRALRLQSGSDRAAKYETIHDYDVVITSYALARLDAQQLERFRFRTLVLDEAQNAKNPASQIARVVRGLQADHRLALTGTPVENSLRDLWAIFGFVEPGLLGSETSFRRRFELPIADGDERAAIVLRSRLEPFLLRRTKEDVARELPERTEAVIECELSPLQRRLYRGIVEAARRDVLAKLDEEGGEATTLHVLEALTRLRQVCAHPGLLMPEALEDPEASGKFEAFGETVEEILDGGHKVLVFSAFASMLKIMRRSLDRREIAYGYLDGSTKDRDRQVEVERFMADQGPPVFLCSLKAGGVGLTLTAADYVILYDPWWNPAVERQAIDRTHRIGQTRPVTAYRMVTAGTVEEKIRALAERKSALSRAVIKADSAVAKTLTREDLAFLFSDPE from the coding sequence TTGACGCCCTATGGCCTGTGGCGATCTCGCCTTCCGGCGCAGATCGGCACCTGGTTCGCCCGCGATCTCACCCGTGACGCGCTTGCCCTCGTCGAGGGCGGGCGCGTCGCGCTGCGTTCCGTCGAGCCCAACCGCATCGAGGCCACCGTGAAAGATCGCGTCCCCGTCCAGACGACCGTCGAGTGGGCGACGGGGACCGGTCCGCAAGCGCTGCGCTCGGTCTGCAGCTGCGGGGCGACGGGCGTTTGTCAGCACGTCGTCGCGACGCTCGAAGTTGTTCGTACCGCCGAGGACGTCGGCGCGCCGCCGCCGGTCGAAGAGGCCGAGGTCGACCTCTCGTGGATCCCCGACGCCGATCCCGAGAGCGGACGGCCGCGTGCGCGCGCCGTGTGGCCGGTGCTGGCGGTCACCAACGGCGGGACGCTGAGCGGCTCGCTCTACCTCGACACGCCGCGGCTGCGCGGGGTCATCCGCGACGCCGATGCGATCCTGGCCATGATGGACCAGACCCCGGCCGACGATTGGGACGAGGTCGACCGCGGCCTGCTGCGCGACGACGCCGTGCAGGAGGCGTTCGGGGCCCGGGCCTCGGCCAAGGCGCTGGCACGCGCGCTGTTCCGCCTGGCGCGCCATCCGCGGCTGCGCTTCGACGACGACCCGTCGGCCAATCGGCACCCCTCGGAGCTGCCCCCGTTCGCCGTCGACCCGCGCGGGACGCGGCTGCGGGCCGCCCGGGCGGGCGGCTCGTTCGTTCCGGTGGTCGAGAACCACGACGGCGCCGCGGTCGCGCTGGCCGGCGCGCTCGTCCTGGACGGGCCGCCGCCGTGGCTGATCGCGGAGCGCACCGCGTACCTGCTCGACGGGGCGTTCGATCCGCGCAAGGTCATCCTCGCGGCGCGCACCGCCGCCGAGGCGGCGCCCGACGAAGAGCGCCAGCCCACGACCCGCACGATCGCTCGGGTCGCGCCGTTCCTGACCGCCGCCGAACGCGCCGCCCTCAACGTCGACGACGCCGCGCGCCCGGCGCTGCTGGTGCGGGCCGGCTGGCGCGACGGCGCGCTGGTGGCGCGGCTCGCGTTCGCCGATCGCGCGACCGGCGCGTACGCGCCGTTCAGCTCGCACGGCGCGGTGACGTCGAGCGACGGCCGCTTCGTGCGCTGGGCACCCGACGTCGCGCGCGGCTTCGCGCGCCGCTTCCTCGAGAGCGGCTTCGTGCCGCGCGGGAGCGACGTGTTCGCACTGCACGATCCCGACCGCGCGGCCGAGATCGTGCGCACGACCTGGACGGCGTGGGACGACGTCGAGGTGCGGCTCGACGAGTCGCTGGCCTCGCTGCTCGGCAACGGCGCGATCGACGTTTCGATCAGCGCGTCGGCGGTCGAAGGCGCGGGCGACTGGTTCGACCTCGACGTCGCGGTGTTCGTCGGCGACGGCGAGCCGCTCACCCGCGAAGAGCTGCGCGCGCTGCTGGGCGCCAAGGGCCGCTACGCGGAGGTACGCGGCAAGCTGGTCGACATCGCCGACCTGCGCTCGCGCCAGAATCTGCTCTCCGAGCTGACCGATCGCCGCCGCACCGGCCTGGCCGCGCTGGTCGCGATGCGCGACGAGCTGCACGAAGCGTTCGGTGAGGTCGTGCTGCCCGAAGAAGTGGAGCGCATTCGCGAGCGGTTGCGCACCTTCGAGGGCATCGAGGAAGTGCCGATCCCCGAGGCGCTCGACGGACACCTGCGCGACTATCAGCGGCGCGGACTGGACTTCCTCTCGTACCTCTCGTCGTTCCGTTTCGGCGGCATCCTGGCCGACGAGATGGGGCTCGGGAAGAGCATCGCCGTCCATCAGCGGGTCGTGACGCCGCGCGGGTTGCGCATCTTCGGCGAGCTGAAGGTCGGCGATCAAATCATGGGGCGCGACGGATTGCCGCACACGGTGATCGGCGTCTATCCCCAAGGGGTGCTGCCGGCGTATCGCGTCACGTTCAGCGACGGCTCCTCGACCCTGGCGTCGGACGACCACTTGTGGGCGGTCAATTCCGCGGTACGAAAGAATCGTGGTCTTCCCTATCGCGTGCTGACGACGCGCGAGATTCGCGAGCGGCTGCACGACGCGGCAGGCAATGCGCGGCACTACATTCCGATCGCCGATCCGATGCACTTCGGGCAAAGCCCGGAGCTGCCCATCGAGCCGTACCTGCTCGGCGCGCTCCTGGCCGACGGATCGCTCAAGCGCAAGTCGCGGCTGATGTTGACCACGGCCGATCGAGCGCTGTCGGGAGAATGCCAAGAGCTGCTTCCGACGGGCACCGAGCTCGTCTTGCGCGATCGCTACGACTATCGCATCAAGAGCACGATTCCGCGGCAGCACGCGCTCTGGTCGGCGATCGAAGAACTGGGCTTGCGCGGCTTCGGCTCGTCGATGAAGTTCGTCCCGTCCGTCTACAAAACGGCGTCGATTTCGGATCGGTTGGCTCTGCTGCAAGGCCTGCTCGACACAGGCGGAAGCACCTCCGACAACCACGTCGAGTTTACGACGGTCTCCGACCAACTGGCGCAGGACGTCGCCTGGCTGGTCCAGTCACTGGGCGGCGTGGCGCGGATGGGCTACAAAGCGGAGCCGAGGGATGTCTACAAGGGCGAGCAGCGTATCGGCAAGCCGTCCTACCGCGTCGGCATCTCGTTGCCGCCCGAATATCCGCCCTTCCGCCTGGCGCGAAAGTTGTCCACGTACACGCCGCGGACGAAGTACCTGCCGACGCGCGCGATCGTCAAGGTCGAGTATCAAGAAGACTGCGAGATGATGTGCATCGCGGTCGACGCGCCCGACCAGCTCTTCCTGGTCGACGACTTCATCGTGACCCACAACACGGTCCAAGTCATCGCTCATCTCTTGCGGCGCAAGGAGAACGAGGGCGAAGTCCCGGTACTGGTCATCGCGCCAACGTCGGTGACGCATACGTGGGAGAACGAGCTCAAGAAGTTCGCGCCCTCGGTGCGGGCGCTGCGGCTGCAGTCGGGGAGCGACCGCGCCGCCAAGTACGAGACGATCCACGACTACGACGTCGTCATCACCTCGTATGCGCTGGCACGTCTGGACGCGCAGCAGCTCGAGCGGTTTCGCTTCCGCACGCTGGTGCTCGACGAAGCGCAGAACGCCAAGAACCCGGCCTCGCAGATCGCGCGCGTCGTGCGCGGGCTGCAGGCCGACCATCGGCTGGCGCTGACCGGTACGCCGGTCGAGAACTCGCTGCGCGACCTGTGGGCGATCTTCGGTTTCGTCGAACCGGGTCTGTTGGGATCGGAGACCTCGTTCCGCCGGCGCTTTGAGCTGCCGATCGCCGACGGCGACGAGCGGGCCGCGATCGTGCTGCGCTCGCGCTTGGAACCGTTCTTGCTGCGCCGCACCAAGGAAGACGTCGCGCGCGAGCTGCCCGAGCGCACCGAAGCCGTCATCGAGTGCGAGCTCTCGCCGCTGCAGCGCCGGCTCTACCGCGGCATCGTCGAGGCCGCGCGTCGCGACGTGTTGGCCAAGCTCGACGAAGAAGGCGGCGAGGCGACCACGCTGCACGTCCTCGAGGCGCTCACGCGGCTGCGCCAAGTCTGCGCGCACCCGGGGCTGCTGATGCCCGAAGCGCTCGAAGACCCCGAAGCCAGCGGCAAGTTCGAGGCCTTCGGCGAGACGGTCGAAGAGATTCTCGACGGCGGTCACAAGGTGCTCGTCTTCAGCGCCTTCGCCTCGATGCTCAAGATCATGCGGCGCAGCCTGGACCGGCGCGAGATCGCCTACGGTTATCTCGACGGATCGACCAAGGACCGCGACCGGCAGGTCGAGGTCGAGCGCTTCATGGCCGACCAGGGGCCGCCGGTGTTCCTGTGCTCGCTCAAGGCCGGCGGCGTCGGGCTCACGCTCACCGCGGCCGACTACGTGATCCTGTACGATCCGTGGTGGAATCCGGCGGTCGAGCGTCAGGCCATCGACCGGACGCACCGTATCGGCCAGACGCGTCCGGTGACGGCGTACCGAATGGTGACGGCCGGCACGGTGGAGGAGAAGATCCGCGCCTTGGCCGAGCGCAAGTCGGCGCTCTCGCGCGCGGTCATCAAGGCCGACAGCGCGGTGGCCAAGACGCTCACGCGCGAAGATCTCGCGTTCCTGTTCAGCGACCCGGAATAA
- a CDS encoding pentapeptide repeat-containing protein, whose amino-acid sequence MIRPLALAVAVTGLLAAAVPAAARDTSAFDRELIGSCVGCKLPKDMRGLDLHGLKFTGDDLQSVDFSRANLRDAVFTGDDLSGARFDGADLTNAKFIGADLRDTSFANARIDGVRFVGVRLASAHLTPEAGHAVLRECTGCNLEGLDLHGQDLDGIKIVGSNLEGTNLHGTSLRDGDLVGVNAADADFGASDLRGATLIGAVLRDARLGGATIGDAVLCSDAVTVEDGHVRRTNCTDLRGVDLHGLDFRAARWCPSHEDDASWTRDCRLVTRDELARYAHADLTGAVTGP is encoded by the coding sequence ATGATCCGCCCCCTCGCTCTCGCCGTGGCCGTGACCGGGCTGCTCGCCGCCGCGGTGCCGGCCGCCGCTCGCGACACATCGGCGTTCGACCGCGAGCTGATCGGCTCGTGCGTCGGCTGCAAACTGCCCAAGGACATGCGCGGGCTCGACCTGCACGGGCTCAAGTTCACCGGCGACGATCTTCAGAGCGTCGACTTCTCGCGCGCCAACCTGCGCGACGCCGTCTTCACCGGCGACGACCTGAGCGGCGCGCGCTTCGACGGCGCGGACCTGACCAACGCCAAGTTCATCGGTGCCGATCTGCGCGACACCTCGTTCGCCAACGCGCGGATCGACGGCGTTCGCTTCGTCGGCGTTCGTCTCGCGAGCGCGCACCTCACACCGGAGGCCGGCCACGCCGTCTTGCGCGAGTGCACCGGCTGCAACTTGGAAGGGCTCGACCTGCACGGTCAAGATCTGGACGGCATCAAGATCGTCGGGTCGAACCTCGAGGGGACGAACCTGCACGGCACCTCGCTGCGCGATGGCGACTTGGTCGGCGTCAACGCCGCCGACGCCGACTTCGGCGCATCGGATCTGCGCGGCGCCACGCTGATCGGGGCCGTCTTGCGGGACGCCCGGCTGGGCGGAGCGACGATCGGCGACGCCGTCTTGTGCAGCGACGCCGTCACCGTCGAGGACGGCCACGTGCGCCGCACCAACTGCACCGATCTGCGCGGCGTCGACCTGCACGGGCTGGACTTTCGCGCCGCACGCTGGTGCCCGAGCCACGAGGACGACGCGAGCTGGACGCGCGACTGCCGGCTGGTCACGCGTGACGAGCTGGCCCGTTACGCGCATGCCGACCTGACCGGCGCGGTGACCGGCCCCTAG
- a CDS encoding pentapeptide repeat-containing protein — protein MLEAIVGVALYAVVASVVLGAILAACVFVATRTLALTAATRHLLWTIALVATGAMPVLGIATSLLHSTHVAHTAPAGSWSVPPPTRDERAAADRTRGAAHGAPAAHTRAVAPAPGIASTPVERLHDVRVAIADSVPMLSRDVALGVVAVWLIGAAIGLGGLLFSVQRVRGLKRRSSPLDSPLAEELPWLTEIGPGREIYLRLSYETETPVAIGFRRPVILIPTELATADGLAAIEQLILHEHAHLRRYDDWTNLVQRTIERIFWFNPIVWLVGRRIALEREIASDDAVVDRTGAAHQYATSLWKLAREMRMPEHAVVAPGALLTRKQISVRIEQLLDKNRARLHRSPATALGMAIAGCAAVALVATAAPAVELPPAPTGDMTAPMTAYTPAPARVTASLAPLAVATPRVITKHVYIVEREPSTPLDAKADTMASATAQAQAAAAQLRAKEHAAAAASHVAANSARVAAETARTVATPASEAAGAVAWSTHLATQIARSVGAGVAHDVSKEVAASLKGLPRQVADDDLDGDAHAHRPAHLHWSRDLIQACAACDLRQANLQGVDLHGLSITGDDLRGANLRGANLAHVNLNGVDLRDADLTGANLEGATLSGVELRGANFDNANLHGITLTGVELLGTSLRGTSLRDVVASCVGCDLHGMDLRGQDLHGIVISGVDLRGANLAGARLNGVHFTGVDLSHTNLSNADLTGAILDGCDLSGANLDGARTGGIQLHGTSLGD, from the coding sequence ATGCTCGAGGCGATCGTCGGCGTCGCGTTGTACGCGGTCGTCGCGAGCGTCGTCCTCGGTGCGATCTTGGCGGCCTGCGTGTTCGTGGCGACGCGAACGCTGGCTCTGACCGCCGCGACCCGGCACCTGCTGTGGACGATCGCTCTGGTCGCGACCGGCGCGATGCCCGTGCTCGGCATCGCGACCTCGCTCCTCCATAGCACGCACGTCGCGCACACCGCTCCCGCCGGCAGCTGGTCGGTGCCGCCGCCGACGCGCGACGAGCGGGCGGCGGCCGATCGCACCCGCGGCGCCGCGCACGGCGCGCCCGCCGCGCACACGCGCGCCGTCGCGCCGGCGCCCGGCATCGCGTCCACCCCGGTCGAGCGGCTGCACGACGTGCGCGTCGCGATCGCCGACAGCGTCCCGATGCTCTCGCGCGACGTCGCGCTGGGCGTCGTCGCGGTGTGGCTGATCGGCGCGGCGATCGGACTGGGCGGCTTGCTGTTCAGCGTCCAGCGCGTGCGCGGCCTCAAGCGCCGCTCGAGCCCGCTCGACAGCCCGCTGGCCGAAGAGCTGCCGTGGTTGACCGAGATCGGCCCCGGCCGCGAGATCTACCTGCGCCTCTCGTACGAGACGGAGACACCGGTGGCGATCGGTTTCCGCCGCCCCGTCATCTTGATCCCGACCGAGCTCGCGACGGCCGACGGTCTGGCCGCGATCGAGCAGCTGATCCTGCACGAGCACGCGCACTTGCGCCGCTACGACGACTGGACGAATCTGGTCCAGCGCACGATCGAGCGCATCTTCTGGTTCAACCCGATCGTGTGGCTGGTCGGCCGCCGCATCGCGCTCGAGCGCGAGATCGCCTCGGACGACGCCGTGGTCGATCGCACCGGCGCCGCGCACCAATACGCGACCTCGCTGTGGAAGCTGGCGCGCGAGATGCGCATGCCCGAGCACGCCGTCGTCGCGCCGGGTGCCTTGCTGACGCGTAAGCAGATCAGCGTGCGCATCGAGCAGCTGCTCGACAAGAATCGCGCGCGTCTGCACCGCTCGCCGGCCACCGCGCTGGGCATGGCCATCGCCGGCTGCGCCGCGGTCGCGCTGGTCGCGACGGCCGCCCCCGCCGTGGAGCTGCCGCCGGCACCGACCGGCGACATGACCGCGCCGATGACGGCGTACACGCCGGCCCCCGCGCGCGTCACCGCGTCGCTCGCCCCGCTCGCCGTCGCGACGCCGCGCGTCATCACCAAGCACGTCTACATCGTCGAACGCGAGCCGAGCACGCCGCTCGACGCGAAGGCCGACACGATGGCCTCCGCCACCGCCCAGGCGCAAGCGGCTGCGGCGCAGCTGCGCGCCAAGGAGCACGCCGCGGCAGCCGCCTCGCACGTCGCCGCGAACAGCGCGCGCGTGGCGGCCGAGACCGCGCGCACGGTCGCCACGCCCGCCTCCGAGGCGGCCGGCGCGGTCGCCTGGAGCACGCACCTGGCCACCCAGATCGCGCGCAGCGTCGGTGCCGGCGTCGCGCACGACGTGTCCAAGGAAGTCGCGGCGTCGCTCAAGGGACTGCCCCGGCAGGTCGCCGACGACGACCTGGACGGCGACGCGCACGCGCACCGCCCCGCGCACCTGCACTGGTCGCGCGACTTGATCCAGGCGTGTGCCGCCTGCGACCTGCGTCAGGCCAACCTGCAAGGAGTCGACCTGCACGGTCTGAGCATCACCGGCGACGACCTGCGCGGCGCCAACTTGCGCGGCGCGAACCTCGCGCACGTGAACCTCAACGGCGTCGATCTGCGCGACGCCGACCTGACCGGCGCCAACCTCGAGGGCGCGACGCTGAGCGGCGTCGAGCTGCGCGGTGCGAACTTCGACAACGCCAACCTGCACGGCATCACGTTGACCGGCGTCGAGCTGCTGGGGACGAGCTTGCGCGGCACCAGCCTGCGCGACGTCGTCGCCAGCTGCGTGGGCTGCGATCTGCACGGCATGGACCTGCGCGGTCAAGACCTGCACGGGATCGTCATCAGCGGCGTCGACCTGCGCGGCGCGAACCTCGCCGGCGCGCGACTGAACGGCGTCCACTTCACCGGTGTCGACCTTTCCCACACGAACTTGTCCAACGCCGACCTCACCGGCGCGATCCTCGACGGGTGCGACCTGAGCGGCGCGAACCTCGACGGCGCTCGTACCGGCGGGATCCAGCTCCACGGGACCAGCCTGGGCGACTAG
- a CDS encoding BlaI/MecI/CopY family transcriptional regulator — translation MPRKKSPTLTEAEYRLMQVLWDRPEATVADVVDAIGDPPLAYNTVLTTMRILEQKGYVRHKAVGRAFVYRAVVARDEAQRSVVQHVLSRFFDGSPRELVLNLLETEAVDDGELDRLRELLDRAKDK, via the coding sequence ATGCCGCGCAAGAAGTCGCCGACCCTGACGGAGGCCGAGTACCGTCTCATGCAGGTCCTATGGGACCGCCCCGAGGCGACCGTCGCCGACGTCGTCGACGCGATCGGCGATCCGCCGCTCGCCTACAATACCGTGCTCACCACCATGCGCATCCTCGAGCAGAAGGGCTATGTGCGGCACAAGGCCGTCGGGCGCGCCTTCGTGTATCGCGCGGTCGTCGCACGCGACGAGGCACAGCGCAGCGTCGTGCAGCACGTGCTCTCGCGCTTCTTCGACGGATCGCCGCGCGAGCTGGTGCTGAACCTGCTCGAGACCGAAGCCGTCGACGACGGCGAACTCGACCGTCTGCGCGAGCTGCTCGACCGAGCCAAGGACAAGTAA
- a CDS encoding AMP-binding protein, translating into MLPPTLADLFCHGDDLPLCNAADAVGAALVTRGLRPGDRVAALLADDEPALAALLGVATAGFAYVPLGAERIGAALRESKARVLLVGPNAPRAAGLAAADAGIPVVELQLDGRHAALLNGEPVFEPLAVRADLDDVALAPLDGPALTHRQLAAAARDHGEGPRAAMTGWATARRPAALSAA; encoded by the coding sequence ATGCTCCCGCCCACGCTGGCCGACCTCTTCTGCCACGGTGACGACTTGCCGCTGTGCAACGCCGCCGACGCGGTCGGCGCCGCGCTGGTCACGCGCGGCTTGCGCCCGGGCGACCGGGTCGCGGCCCTGCTCGCGGACGACGAGCCGGCGCTGGCGGCGCTGCTGGGCGTGGCGACGGCCGGGTTCGCCTACGTGCCGCTCGGCGCCGAGCGCATCGGCGCCGCGCTGCGTGAGAGCAAGGCCCGGGTGCTGCTGGTCGGACCGAACGCGCCCCGCGCGGCCGGCCTGGCCGCCGCGGACGCCGGGATCCCGGTGGTCGAGCTGCAGCTGGACGGCCGGCATGCCGCGCTGCTGAACGGCGAGCCGGTGTTCGAGCCGCTGGCCGTCCGCGCCGACCTGGACGACGTCGCCCTGGCTCCGCTCGACGGCCCGGCGCTGACGCACCGCCAGCTGGCGGCTGCCGCGCGCGACCACGGCGAGGGTCCGCGCGCGGCGATGACCGGCTGGGCCACCGCCCGCCGCCCGGCCGCCCTCTCGGCGGCCTGA